In Conger conger chromosome 9, fConCon1.1, whole genome shotgun sequence, the genomic stretch GATTTAAGACATTGCAGGCAAACATTTTAGAAATGTTAGAATTGATTCAATCTGACTGAATGAAAGGCGGCGTTGCTTAAAAGCATGGCAAAGTTAGCCAATTTGTCCTTAACCTTTAATCCCTCTTTGCAAAAACTCCCTGGAAGAATGGGGTTTTTGATCTTCAAAACAAGTGAACCAGGATTTCGTACTGCTTTACAGGAGCACAGGTTTAGCTCTGACACCCTTAATAGATGCTGTGCTTGAGCCACAGTGAGAGGAGAACAAAGAACAGGATGAGGAAGAGCAtggaacaacagcagcaacataatttattttccctttATGTTAGGGGTTCAGGAGCACTGCCTTGCCACACATTGGGATTTTGAACCAACCTTTTAATACTTGAATTAAACCTTTAGTTGCCATCAGTAAACCAAATACgccaaacaaataaagcacTTCAAGTGGCAGTACAACACACATTGTCCCATTTTCCACAGCTATTGTGTAACTTACCCAACAACATAAATTATTTAGCAGAGAGTCCATTCTGATCTGAACTTCATTGAAAAGTGTGACAAGAAATTCTGTAGCAGTGATAAAATATGCATTCCTTATACAGTAGAATTACAATGCATCTTCCTTCATTGTGAGGTCATAGTGTCAAATTATGACATGAATTTAGAACTTGTTAGATGAAGAAAATGCTGgatgattattaataataaaagaacaaaTGGTCAATAAATAGATTATGGTAATATTATCATAATCCAAAAAATGGAATGGCTGCTGTTGAAATTTAAAAAGGCTCCATATCCTATTGAGAAACACGTGTAGCTATTTTTCTAATATCACAGCTTAATCATTATTATGTGCATTCAATTTCCTCTGAGATGGTGAATTATAGAAATTAAAAGCGTAAAATTTTGCGTCATTCAGCAAAATTGGGGTGctataaatacaaaatgaaatgatttaaaGGTCACAACTCGTATTATGGTATATTTTTCAATGTTGAACGgggaatatatttttcatttctgtagAATGTGCATGGCTATTATCTGCATGCtatattactttattattattaaatgtctTACATGCTTGAGATCTAATTGGCCCTTACAGAGTTCAACCCCACAATTGCCGCTAGTGGCTGTATTTATTAACGTTACTCATCGTTCAGATACACACTGGACAGGAGGCGTGGCAGCGCCTCCAGGTGCCTAACTCCGCCCAACCCGGAAGACTCAGTGGAAAATATGCAGTGCTCGATGACGTGTACACCTAGCCGTCCAGAAGTCGCCTGAATCCTACGCTTTTCAGATCTGAATCACATCCGGATTTGAAGGTAAAAGAATGCGTTTTTTTTACATACCGAAAGCGACAGATGGTACAGAAATATATTTGTTAAAGGCTGGGCGCGCGCAAATTGATAGCGGAGAGTTGAAGCGAGGTGTAGTGGGGCCTGAGAGCTAGTCTCTGGCGAGCAAAACCGACCTTCTCAGCTCTTTGTAGCTAGAAACCGCACAGCTCTACTGTAATCGCTGTTATCGCTACACTGAGATATTGTTTGTTTACCCAAGCAACAAACTATACATATTTCCGTAATGATTTATATGAGAGGGCATCTCGGTACAGTGTCAATATTGACGGTTGACGAGATAACGTTTGTACGAATTTTCAGTAAACGAATGGTCCGTAATGTGGTCTTATTACCAGCAAAACCTGTCATACTGCATTCTCACCACTTACTGCCGGACTTTTTTCGAACTTGTTTCATTGTGTGCAGTTATATTTGCTGCTAACGTATATATTTCCCTCTTGATTCGACTTGAAACAAACGCGTAATCGCCAAATTAACTGGCAAAGCAAACTACGCTGTCAGTTTGGCTCTGCATTTCCTTAATTTTTCTAATTGAATGCCTGTCATCGGATTGAATAGGCTAATTCATTTTGATTGAAGTAAATTCTTGATTGTTGCTTGGCAGCATGATTGGTTTCCTGTAATTATTCCTGTATCCTGTACTTGATTGATAGGGATTGTCATGAGGCAGGAACCCCCCACGCAGAGGTGCGCTGGTGGAGTGCTGTGGGTATTGGCCCTGGCTGTGGCTGTTCTGCCCTGGACTGACGGAGCAGTGAACTACAAGCAAGGGGATAAAGTGACTTTGTATGTGAACAAGGTTGGGCCGTACCATAATCCACAGGAGACCTATCACTACTACACCTTACCTGTCTGCAGGCCAAAAGAGGTTAGTGAGATGTGTGTAGTTTGATTGTGCAGCAATGTGACCCTAACCATCACCCTCACCCTCCTATCTTTCAACCTGAACGTGTTATCATGTGGTCCAGGGTCTGACCAAATGTTATGACCGTGCGGTCATGTGTATGCTTCTGTGTAACTGAGGGAGCTAATGGTCATGTGTATCCTATAGGTACGGCACAAGGCACTGAGCCTGGGAGAGGTACTGGATGGAGACAGGATGGCTGAGTCGCTGTATGATATTCGCTTCCGGGAGAACACGGAGAGGCGGACTCTCTGCCAGCTGACACTTACTGAAAACGAGGTGCAGCATGGGGGGAGCGGCTTCAGAGAGTTTAACCACTTCTGCTATTACTAACTAACACTTTAGCTGCTGCCAGTACTTTTTACAATCCACTGTACTGGCAATCAATTTAGCTGGAGCTAACACTTCAGCTGCAAAATCCAGAAAAAAGGGCTAGGAGTAGCCTTGTAAATTATCCATTATGGTAATTGGTAATTGAAATCATGTCTTGTGAATTGCCTCCTTGCTATTATAGAAGTCAGCTATGTCACTGTTGCTTGCAGAACGAAAACAGATGTGAAAACTCATACTGTTATTTCAGATATAATGAAATTTCGCATCTAAGGTCAGGCCCCATGTTGTTCCTGAGTGTGTGATTTTAGATGAGGATTACTCCCAAGATTTTTTCTTGCTTCTACCAGCACCTTGTATGGTGTGATACGCTAGTGCACAGGACTCTTATGCTAAATTTGAGTTCTTGTGCAATTGTGTTCGATTCCCTCTCCACTGGTGCTGAGGTGACTGAGCTAAGCTGTAAGAATtcattggggggaaaaaaaggagaatcTGTCTGTTTTGGTTTTGACTTTTTGATCTTTGATCTCTCTTGCAGGTGGACCAGTTGCGAGAAGCCATAGAGGAACTCTATTATTTTGAGTTTGTTCTGGATGATATTCCGATCTGGGGTTTTGTGGGATACATGGAGGAGAGTGGCTTTCTACCCCATAGTCACAAGGtattgctgtctgtctgtctgttacaTCAGTGTTATTTGCTGTCAGAGTGGCTGGCTCAGAGTGGTTGATTTCTGCTTTCACCATAAACATCAGCAATTCAGGCCCAAAAAACCAAGGGTGAGGGTTTGGCTTGGGGTAAAGCTGGGTATACACTGTGTGATTTTTCCCACAATTTTTCAGTCACAGACAACGCATGCAAAACGTACAATAATCTTTTATTTGTAAGTCTAAATTGGCTGTCTTGGATCTCTGTGTGACGTACTCACAGATGGACGATTTATTGAATCGCAACCTCCGACAGAAGACTAGCAAAGTGTGGCACTGTGTAACCACAACTGTAAACACATTGCTctatcattaattaattcagtcaCTATCTCAGTACTTGCATGTGGATAAAGAAGTTAACCCACCTTTAAAATGGTATCGCTTTTGCAACCACTCTCAAACCATTTCACATCCGGAATAAACAACCTTGAAGCTGAGAGACTGACATGTCCTTaaggaaaacaaagaaaacatgcTTAAATGCACTTTCTCAAGGCAAAGAATTGCCACAATTTCCTCCAACTGCTTTCTGCCCCATCATCCTCAAGTTCTGTGCATGGATATCAGATAACATAGGCTACTGTACCCGTAGGCTGAAATCTCTGCTCTTATTATAGAAGTCTTAGGATCTTATCACACAAAGTCACAACAATGAAAGACCAATATTATCTGGGCTTATCTCACAGTCTAACAAACGTAAAATCATCTGAAATCTCACAGCAGAGTATACCCAGCTTACGGTAGGTAATGTGACAGGTTTGTACAAGTCGCCCTGGTGTAGAACTGCCAAATTCTGTCCTGTAGGTAGTACGACTATCCTATTGACTGCAGTGTAGGCCACAGTCAGGACCTTGTAAATTGTAATCAAGACCTTCAGCTCTCCAAAGTTACTTGTGTTTAAATAGCCTAAGTATCTCCCTCCGCACATTTCAGTGATCCCCTGAccccctctgtccttctctctcggTCCAGGTGGGGCTGTGGACTCACCTGGACTTCAACATTGAGTACAACGGCAAGTCGGTGATCTTCGCCAACGTGTCGGTGAAAGACGTGAAGCCTGTGCCCCTGGAAGAGGGTGCGGGGGCTGGCGCTGAGCTGTCGCTGACGCACTCCTACAGTGTGCGCTGGTTCGAGAGCCGCCTGTCCCCCAATCGGAGGGCGGAGCGCCTGCAGGACCACTCCTTCTTCCCCAAAACCCTGGAGATCCACTGGCTGTCCATCATCAACTCCCTGGTGCTGGTGGTGCTGCTTCTGGGCttcgtcatcatcatcctcatgaGGGTGCTGAAGAACGACTTTGCAAGGTGATTCGTCAGAGGGCGGGGCCGAGATGAGGGGGAGGGCAGACGAGGGCCACCGGGACCCGTGATTGGACGGTTCATCCTCACATGGCTGTCGTTCTCTCCGGCAGGTACAATGTGGAAGAGGACAGGGGGTGTGATGACCTGGACCAGGGCGATAACGGCTGGAAGATCATCCACACTGACGTCTTTCGCTTCCCCCCCTACAAGAGCCTGCTGTGTGCTATTCTGGGTGTGGGTGCACAGTTCCTCACTCTGGCCACAGGTAAGCGCCGCACTGCACAGCACTGCACAGATATGCACTGCACAGGTACCAGTACACAGGTAATCACCACACACTGCATAGGCACCACAGCACAgacaaacaccacacactgcataggtaccacagcacacaggtaaacaccacACTGCAAATTTTATTTGCTGTGGAGAATGCATTCACAGCTAACCTGCTTCCAGGGTCCCTGACCATGTGAGTGCTCTTTAGGCCACTCAGTAACAGTAATCCTGATTGGAGAAATATCACAGAGCAGTAGCACTGAAAAAACAGGAGCAGTAATGCTTTCACAGCAGGTAAGGGTTCATATGAATTAAAGCTTTTTCCTCAGTTACTTTGCTTCACTTCCTTGAAATAGTGTACGTAATTTTGCTGTTCATAAGTTGACTGCTGTCTTCTCAAGGCACCAAAATAAAAACGTTCAGCTTCATACCTGTTTTTAACTGAAGAAGGGGCTTCCACACAGGTCACAGTATTAACCTTCCTCCTTGTGATGGTTGAAGACTCCAGCAGATGTTGCACCCCATTGCTCCTTCTCACCACACCTATCTTCCTTTGGTTACCGTAGGGATCATCATCATGGCATTGCTGGGAATGTTTAACGTGCATCGCCATGGCGCCATCAACTCTGCGGCGATCGTGCTCTACGCCCTGACCAGCTGTGTGTCGGGGTACTGCTCCTGCCACTTCTACACACAGATCCACGGCCAGCGCTGGGTCTGGAACATCATCCTCACTTCCACCCTCTTCTcaggtacctgtgtgtgtgtgtgtgtgtgtgtgtgtgtgtgtgtctgtacagtatatgtacagttcctgtgtgtgtgtgtgtctgtacagtatatatacagttcctgtgtgtgtgtctgtacagtatatgtacagttcctgtgtgtgtgtctgtacagtatatgtacagttcctgtgtgtgtgtgtgtgtgtgtgtgtgtttctgcgtgtgtacagtatgtatacaatatatatgtgtgtatgtgtgtgcctgtatttatttgtatatctatataaatatacagttccctgaaaaagtatttgctcccTTCCTGGTTATTGTATTTCGTcgcactgaatggtttcaggtcTTTAGAGAAAATGTCATATTCGACAAGGGGAAACTGAGAAAATTCCATTTTCACATTGTGAGTTTGACGtttccccttcctctctccgcAGGGCCCCTCTTCCTCACCTGGAGTGTGGTGAACTCTGTGCACTGGTACAGCGGGTCCACCCAGGCCCTGCCTGCGACcacagtgctgctgctgctggctgtGTGGGCGCTGGTGGGCTTCCCCCTCACCGTCATcgggggcattgtgggtaagaaCAAGGCGGGCACCTTCCAGGCGCCCTGCCGCACCCGCAACATCGCCCGGCAGATCCCCTCTCAGCCCTGGTACAAGCACACCATCGTGCACATGGCCATCGGAGGATTCCTGCCCTTCAGGTGTGTGGAGGAGTGGCGTATTGTCagtacctctctctgtctgtcagtgcAGTGTCAGTAACTCTCTGTTTCTCAGTTAAGTGTCAGTAACTATGTCTCTCAGTGCATTGTCAGTAACtgtttctcagtgcagtgtcagtaaccctctctgtctctcagtgcagtgtcagtaactccctccctgtctctcagtgcagtgtcagtaaccctctctgtctctcagtgcagtgtcagtaaccctctctgtctctcagtgcagtgtcagtaactccctccctgtctctcagtgcagtgtttgtttctctctctgtgtctcagtgcagtgtcagtaaccctctctgtctctcagtgcagtgtcagtAACTCTCTCTGTCTTAGTGCAGTGTCAGtaaccctctctgtgtctcagtgcagtgtcagtaactccctccctgtctctcagtgcagtgtttgtttctctctctgtgtctcagtgcagtgtcagtaaccctccctgtctctcagtgcagtgtcagtaaccctctctgtctctcagtgcagtgtttgtttctctctctgtgtctcagtgcagtgtcagtaaccctctctgtctctcagtgcagtgtcagtaactctctctctgtcttagtGCAGTGTCAGtaaccctctctgtgtctcagtgcagtgtcagtaactccctccctgtctctcagtgcagtgtttgtttctctctctgtgtctcagtgcagtgtcagtaaccctccctgtctctcagtgcagtgtttgtttctctctctgtgtctcagtgcagtgtcagtagccctccctgtctctcagtgcagtgtcagtaaccctctctgtctctgtgcaatGTCAGTAACCCTCGctgtctctcagtgcagtgtttgtttctctctctgtgtctcagtgcagtgtcagtagccctccctgtctctcagtgcagtgtttgtttctctctctgtgtctcagtgcagtgtcagtagccctccctgtctctcagtgcagtgtcagtaaccctctctgtctctcagtgcagtgtttgtttctctctctgtgtctcagtgcagtgtcagtagccctccctgtctctcagtgcagtgtcagtaaccctctctgtctctgtgcaatGTCAGTAACCCTCGctgtctctcagtgcagtgtttgtttctctctctgtgtctcagtgcagtgtcagtagccctccctgtctctcagtgcagtgtttgtttctctctctgtgtctcagtgcagtgtcagtagccctccctgtctctcagtgcagtgtcagtaaccctctctgtctctcagtgcagtgtttgtttctctctctgtgtctcagtgcagtgtcagtaaccctctctgtctctcagtgccatcTCAGTGGAGCTGTACTACATCTTTGCTACGGTGTGGGGCAGGGAACACTACGCGCTGTACGGCATTCTTCTCTGCGTCTTCGCCATCCTGCTGTCGGTGGGCGCCTGCATCTCGGTGGCGCTGACGTACTTCCTGCTGTCGGGGGAGGACTACCGCTGGTGGTGGCGCAGCGTGCTGAGCACGGGCTCCACCGGCATCTTCATCTTCGTCTACTCCATCTTCTACTACCGCAACCGCTCCAGCATGAGCGGTCTGGTGCAGAGCGCCGAGTTCTTCGGCTACACGCTGCTCACCGCCTTCGTCTTCTCCCTCATGCTGGGCGCCGTGTCCTTCGCCGCCTCGCTGGCCTTCATCCGATACATCTACAACAGCCTGAAGATGGACTGAGGAgaccggggcggggcgggg encodes the following:
- the LOC133137261 gene encoding transmembrane 9 superfamily member 1-like gives rise to the protein MRQEPPTQRCAGGVLWVLALAVAVLPWTDGAVNYKQGDKVTLYVNKVGPYHNPQETYHYYTLPVCRPKEVRHKALSLGEVLDGDRMAESLYDIRFRENTERRTLCQLTLTENEVDQLREAIEELYYFEFVLDDIPIWGFVGYMEESGFLPHSHKVGLWTHLDFNIEYNGKSVIFANVSVKDVKPVPLEEGAGAGAELSLTHSYSVRWFESRLSPNRRAERLQDHSFFPKTLEIHWLSIINSLVLVVLLLGFVIIILMRVLKNDFARYNVEEDRGCDDLDQGDNGWKIIHTDVFRFPPYKSLLCAILGVGAQFLTLATGIIIMALLGMFNVHRHGAINSAAIVLYALTSCVSGYCSCHFYTQIHGQRWVWNIILTSTLFSGPLFLTWSVVNSVHWYSGSTQALPATTVLLLLAVWALVGFPLTVIGGIVGKNKAGTFQAPCRTRNIARQIPSQPWYKHTIVHMAIGGFLPFSAISVELYYIFATVWGREHYALYGILLCVFAILLSVGACISVALTYFLLSGEDYRWWWRSVLSTGSTGIFIFVYSIFYYRNRSSMSGLVQSAEFFGYTLLTAFVFSLMLGAVSFAASLAFIRYIYNSLKMD